The Candidatus Thermoplasmatota archaeon sequence TCGGAGAGGGCGTTGACGACCGAGAGGCCGACGCCGTGGAGCCCGCCGGAGACCTTGTACGTCTTCCTGTCGAACTTCCCGCCCGCGTGCAGCTTGGTCATCACGATCTCGAGGGCGGACGTCTTGAGCTTGGGATGCGGCCCTACTGGAATCCCCCTGCCGTTATCGACGACCGTGACGCTCCCGTCCGTGTTCAATTGGACGCCGATGTTGTCGCAGGACTCCGCCATCGCCTCATCGATGCTGTTGTCCACGACCTCGTACACGAGATGATGGAGGCCCCTGCCGTCCGTGCTCCCGATGTACATGCTCGGCCTTCTGCGGACCGCCTGAAGACCCTCGAGAACGACGATGTCCTCCTCTCTGTAGGAACCCTCTTCTTTCATCTAAATCTCAGCCATTTCTCAACGCCTGTGCATCCCATTTCTTCGCACTCACCCTATAGTCCGCCCAGTATATAATGATTCTCGGACTATCTGGCTGGTGTCTTTTTCGCCACGTTTTTTCTAGGAAAGGCTTAAATATGATGGACCCGCGAAAACGCCCCTTTAGCGGGCCTTCTTGACGACGCCTTTCCCGGTGTCCTCGAGACGTATTCCTAGCTTCTCAAGTTCGCTCCTAATCCAGTCCGCCGTCTCGTAGTCTTTCTTCGACCTCGCCTTCTCTCTGATCTCCATGATCAGCTCGAGAATCCTGTCGATTGCCTCGGTCTCAGCCCCTCTCTCCGGAAAGAGCCCGAGGACGCCCGCCAATTTCGTGAAGGTCCCGAGCCCTCTCTCGAGGGAGTCCTTGTCCGCGCTCTTCTCGACCGCGACGTTGAGCTCTCTCGCGAGCTCGAACAGCAGGCTTATGGCCTCGCGCGTGTTGAAATCGTCGTCCATCACTTCCTCGAACTGCTTCTCCGCTTTCTCCGCGGCCTCCACGAGCTTCTTCCCGGATTCGGTCTCCCCGCTCTCCGCCCTCGGCAGGAACTGCGAGGCGGTCTCGAGCGAATCGACCAGTCGCTGATAGCTCCTCTTCGCCTCCTCGAGCTGGTCCTTGCTGAAGTCTATCGGGCTGCGGTAGTGCGCGTACAGGAGGAAGAACCGCAGGACCTCGGGCCTGTACTCCGTCATGGCATCCCTGATCGTCCAGAAGTTATCCAGGGACTTCGCCATCTTCTCGCCTTCGACGTTCAGTATGCCCGTGTGTAGCCAGTACTTGACGTACGGCTCCACGCCCGTGAGCGCTTCCGCCTGCGCGATCTCGGACTCGTGGTGCGGGAAGATGAGCTCCGTCGCCCCGCCGTGGATGTCGTACTGCTCGCCGAAGTGCGCCATCGCGATGGCGGTGTCCTCGATGTGCCAACCGGGTCTTCCCATCCCCCAGGGGCTCTCCCACGCGGGCTCGCCCGGCTTCTGCTTCTTCCACAGCGCGAAGTCCTCCGGGTTGCGCTTGCTCTCGTCGATCTCGACCCTCGCGCCCGGCCTCAGCTCGTCGAGTTTCTGGCGGGAGAGCTTCCCGAAGCCCTTGAACTTGCGGACCTCGTAGTAGACGTTCCCGTCGACGTCGTACGCGTAGCCCTTTTCGATTAGCCCCTTGATCTGCTCGATTATCTCGGCCATGAACTCCGTCGCCTTCGCGAATACGTTGATGCTCTCGACGCCGAGCGCCTCCATGTCCTCGAGGAAGTGCTTGAAGAACTTCTCGGCGAGCTCCGGCTCCGAGACGCCTGTCTCCGCCGATCTGTTGATGATGTGGTCATCCACGTCCGTGACGTTCTGGACGTAGAGGACGTTGTACCCCTTGTGCCTGAGGTATCTCGCGATGGCGTCGAACGCGACGTACGTCTTAGCGTGTCCCAGGTGCGAGTAATCGTACGGAGTGACGCCGCAGACGAACATTGTCACTCTGTTGCCCTTGAGAGGAACGAACTCCTCCTTCTCGTGCGTCAGTGTGTTGTAGACCAGCATGTTCTTCACCAAAGTGCCGAGGGAGGGAGTCGAACCCCCACAAAACCGCTCTGCAGGCGGTCACATTGGCCGCTCTGTCACCTCGGCCCGAGAGTCCATCGTGTTCGAGGATATTTAAGGTTTTTATGGCGGCAATTATTGCCTCCTCTGAGCTAGTCGCGGAGCTGGTACAGATGTGGGATCTGAAAAAATGGCGTAGTTCATTATCGAGTACGTCAAATCCCTCGTCCTCGGATGGGTCCTGGACAACTGAAGCTCTCATTCTGAGGCTGTGGCCAAGCCACAACGTCGAATCGGAGTAAGTATTATGGCGTGGTATCTCCATCTGTGTACTGGGTTAGGTGATGATGAGGAGACTGAGATGTTGGGTTGTCGTTCTTCTTCTCTCCTATTCTCTCGTCCAGCTTTCTGTTGCCACAATCATTCTTTCATCGCCAACAACCTCAATCAGCACCTCAGACGGAGAATCAACTGACTTCCTGAACGAATCGATGATTGAGGGATTTGAGGGAGAGGAGCTTCTCTTCAATGTGACTTTTCCAGACCTGCCTCAGGATTCCATCAAGTCATATGTCTGGGACATGGATGCGTCTATTGATTCTGACGGCGATGGGAACGCTTCAAACGATGTGGATGCCACCGGTCCAAGTCCTAGTCACACCTATGGTGATGATGGTGACTACGTTGTCACTGTCACTCTTGAGATTGAGAAGACGGGAAGTGGGGTCGACCAGGATACGATATTCTTGATTGATAGTTCCTCGAGCATGGTTGGCTATCCAGAATTTAGCGATCCCAATCACACTAGAATCGATGCCGTCCAGCGATACATCGAGAATCTCACAGACACCGATCGGGCAGCTGTTGTGGGATTTGCCATGTATCCCCCGCCACCAGATCCTCCTGAGTTCGTTGATGCAGCTTGGTTGGTCGATGGTCTGCACCTCACAAACGCTGATGCCACCGGGAAGTATCAGATAAAGACCGCTGCAGAAGTAATGAGATTCGGGTATGGTGGAACCAACATCGAGAAGGCGGTACAGGTTGCTCATGAAGAACTCAGTCCTGACTACGTCCCTTCACCACCATATATCCAGCCTGATTGGTCACCCCCCTTTCCTGAACCAGGCGGAAACGGAGACCCAACCCACCTGTGGATTGAGATTCTCATAACAGACGGAAAGCCCATTCACCCGATGGGCACGCCTCCTTACTATCTGGACGGTCCACTGAAGGATGAAATCGAATGGGCGAACAAGTCAGTCGGCAGAATCGGACCGGGAATAAGGATATATACAGTCGGACTCGGTCCTGCCGTCGAGGATAGCTACCTGCAATATATCGCCAATGCCACCAACGCATCCTATCACTATGCCGAGAACTACACAGCCTTGGAAGAGACATATCTGGAAATCCTGGAGGAAGTCGGACAGAAGACCGTCTCAGAAATTCAAGCCAGAACGTTGAACGTAACGATACACAATCGCTCACCACTGACGACACTTGGATACCCTGAAGGTCCCAATGAAAATGAAAGCGTCATGTTTCTGGCGAACGCCTCAGATTCAGGGAGCGACGACCTAACGTTCACATGGGACTGGGGAGACGGGACTTCGGACACGGCCATCTTCTACAATGACGGGGCCGGCCCGGACCCGCCACAGAGTCCAGCGGGGACCTATCCGTTCGAGGCGACTCACGCTGTGTCACACCTCTGGGGGGACAACGGCGACTTCCTTGTTACACTCACTGTGCAGGATGATGACGGCGGTTACACTGTCGAGCATACCGTCGTTACCGTCAGCAACGTCGCTCCGACGATTGGCGGGATATCATACCACCTCAACGCCTCCTTAGCCTTCCGCATCGCAGGCGAGAAGTGGCACAACGTCGAGATCTACCTGTATGAGGACGGCATCGAAGTCGGATACGCAAGCATCACACGCTATCCCGGAAGCCCAAACGAGCAGATGGCGGACCTAGGCGAGTTCTCGATAGACTTCTCGAAGACCTACTCGGCGGTGGCGTACTACACGCCCGAGGACGACCCGATCAACGGACAGATATGGGGTGCCACTCCCGCTTGGGTCATAATACGATACGAGGACGGTGAGGAGAGGATACATCACACCTTCAACGTGAGACACGAGGACACTTGGACATGGGTGATAGACGACTTCTCAACCTACTTCCTGGGACACAACATCACATTCGTAGCGACAGCGTCAGACCCAGGAAGCGACGATCTCACCTTCTCGTGGGACTGGGGAGACGGAAACATCACAGAGAACACGTACTACAACGACGGTGTCGGACCGGACTCGTACCCGAGCCCGGAGGTGAATCCGATAGCGGTGACGGACACTGCGAGGCACGCGTACGCTTTAGCGGGAATGTACACAATCACGCTGACCGTCATGGACGATGATGGTGGAGTAGCCACGTATTCCCTGAATCTGACACTCTAGTATCACTCACAGAATCGAGAAAAGGTCGTAGTCAAGGATTCATTGACTTCGACTCATGCCTCTTTCTTGTGACCGCCGAACGAAATTTCCGACCTTCTGTCGTACTCGATAATGTAGAACGACAAATCATAGGCAAATCCTAAGCTCCGCCCTAGGTTTCCTGTGACATCCTAGGGACCTACCATATACATACCAGGGACATCCTTGCCGAATCCTTGCTAGATCCTTGCAGGTCGCTTGCTGGTTCCTTGCCGAATCCTTGCTTCTCCCTTGCTATTCCTTGCAGGATCCTTGCTGTTCGCTGTGTCTCCGCTGCAAGAGCAGTTCCGAGCCCGCCTGCAATCCTTCTTAAACCTTTGCCTCCAGTGCTTCTCCACTGTTTCTCCTATGTCTCACTAGTGATCCTCCGCTTCTCCTCCACTTCCCCTCCACACCCACTCCGCTTCAACTCTGCTTAGGAGGCCTTGACAGAGTGCTCTTAAGCGTTTCCGTCGTTTTTCTCCTAACTCTCTCCTAACTCTCTGTAAGCTCGCTCCTATCTTCCTGTAAGTGTTCTCCTAGTGTTCTATAGACCCACTCCGTTTCCCCTCCGTAACCACTCCGTACCCGCTCCGTTTCTCCTCCGTTCCCGGGCGTCGGCAAGTAATTGACAAGCGTTTCGGTG is a genomic window containing:
- a CDS encoding PKD domain-containing protein is translated as MIEGFEGEELLFNVTFPDLPQDSIKSYVWDMDASIDSDGDGNASNDVDATGPSPSHTYGDDGDYVVTVTLEIEKTGSGVDQDTIFLIDSSSSMVGYPEFSDPNHTRIDAVQRYIENLTDTDRAAVVGFAMYPPPPDPPEFVDAAWLVDGLHLTNADATGKYQIKTAAEVMRFGYGGTNIEKAVQVAHEELSPDYVPSPPYIQPDWSPPFPEPGGNGDPTHLWIEILITDGKPIHPMGTPPYYLDGPLKDEIEWANKSVGRIGPGIRIYTVGLGPAVEDSYLQYIANATNASYHYAENYTALEETYLEILEEVGQKTVSEIQARTLNVTIHNRSPLTTLGYPEGPNENESVMFLANASDSGSDDLTFTWDWGDGTSDTAIFYNDGAGPDPPQSPAGTYPFEATHAVSHLWGDNGDFLVTLTVQDDDGGYTVEHTVVTVSNVAPTIGGISYHLNASLAFRIAGEKWHNVEIYLYEDGIEVGYASITRYPGSPNEQMADLGEFSIDFSKTYSAVAYYTPEDDPINGQIWGATPAWVIIRYEDGEERIHHTFNVRHEDTWTWVIDDFSTYFLGHNITFVATASDPGSDDLTFSWDWGDGNITENTYYNDGVGPDSYPSPEVNPIAVTDTARHAYALAGMYTITLTVMDDDGGVATYSLNLTL
- a CDS encoding ATP-binding protein; this encodes MKEEGSYREEDIVVLEGLQAVRRRPSMYIGSTDGRGLHHLVYEVVDNSIDEAMAESCDNIGVQLNTDGSVTVVDNGRGIPVGPHPKLKTSALEIVMTKLHAGGKFDRKTYKVSGGLHGVGLSVVNALSEWLVVSVHRDGKEWTQRYERGKPTGDVKPVGDADGTGTIITFMPDAEIFDHTNFDYATLCSRMREYAFLNKGVKIILKRQDSEEQETFCYDGGVSEYVLWM
- the cysS gene encoding cysteine--tRNA ligase; this translates as MLVYNTLTHEKEEFVPLKGNRVTMFVCGVTPYDYSHLGHAKTYVAFDAIARYLRHKGYNVLYVQNVTDVDDHIINRSAETGVSEPELAEKFFKHFLEDMEALGVESINVFAKATEFMAEIIEQIKGLIEKGYAYDVDGNVYYEVRKFKGFGKLSRQKLDELRPGARVEIDESKRNPEDFALWKKQKPGEPAWESPWGMGRPGWHIEDTAIAMAHFGEQYDIHGGATELIFPHHESEIAQAEALTGVEPYVKYWLHTGILNVEGEKMAKSLDNFWTIRDAMTEYRPEVLRFFLLYAHYRSPIDFSKDQLEEAKRSYQRLVDSLETASQFLPRAESGETESGKKLVEAAEKAEKQFEEVMDDDFNTREAISLLFELARELNVAVEKSADKDSLERGLGTFTKLAGVLGLFPERGAETEAIDRILELIMEIREKARSKKDYETADWIRSELEKLGIRLEDTGKGVVKKAR